Proteins from one Setaria italica strain Yugu1 chromosome V, Setaria_italica_v2.0, whole genome shotgun sequence genomic window:
- the LOC111257435 gene encoding uncharacterized protein LOC111257435 produces MERMGKVLKDWQGILFQDFFSLGTITTKNYETDERQRPAEERATLEANRFSGYQKIILAGLGTMFWGTATNVIAHLEKKLVSAENLADWVHYSLAHWVRNSFIYGAFALVLMSLGLCASTFPSSSPLAAGMAGLGGWQAFVFTLGTFHMASLKYYSNTEECFYSFLGAFAVITVYWGFAAQDPLLLHIVVKSILWVISLPFFVVFFVLYYLLHLIMWFLREILKFSTAVKQCPCSCWSSLVNALSALFHLARGYQPPGQGQQAQP; encoded by the exons ATGGAGCGGATGGGGAAGGTGCTGAAAGACTGGCAGGGGATCCTGTTTCAGGACTTCTTCAGCCTTGGGACGATCACCACAAAGAACTACGAGACTGACGAGAGGCAAAGGCCAGCTGAGGAA CGTGCAACTTTGGAGGCAAACCGGTTCTCTGGATACCAGAAAATCATACTTGCTGGACTGGGTACCATGTTCTGGGGAACTGCAACCAATGTCATTGCCCATCTTGAGAAGAAACTTGTTTCTGCAGAGAACCTTGCTGATTGGGTCCATTACAGTTTGGCTCATTGGGTGCGCAACAGTTTCATCTATGGTGCATTTGCTCTTGTCTTGATGTCGCTGGGACTATGTGCTTCTACATTCCCAAGCTCTTCACCATTAGCGGCTGGGATGGCTGGACTGGGAGGCTGGCAGGCCTTTGTTTTCACATTAGGCACGTTTCATATGGCTTCACTGAAGTACTACTCTAATACTGAGGAATGTTTCTACTCATTCTTGGGGGCATTTGCTGTTATCACAGTTTACTGGGGTTTCGCCGCGCAAGATCCTCTG CTCCTCCATATTGTTGTGAAGTCAATCCTGTGGGTGATCAGTCTGCCATTCTTTGTTGTCTTCTTCGTTCTTTATTACCTTCTCCACTTAATAATGTGGTTTCTAAG GGAGATTCTTAAGTTCAGTACAGCTGTGAAGCAGTGTCCTTGTAGTTGTTGGAGCTCGTTGGTGAATGCACTTTCTGCGCTGTTTCATTTAGCCAG AGGATATCAACCTCCTGGACAAGGGCAGCAGGCCCAACCATAA